In Drosophila santomea strain STO CAGO 1482 chromosome 2L, Prin_Dsan_1.1, whole genome shotgun sequence, a single window of DNA contains:
- the LOC120450497 gene encoding protein eiger isoform X2: MTAETLKPFITPTSANDDGFPAKATSTATAQRRTRQLIPLVLGFIGLGLVVAILALTIWQTTRVSHLDKELKTLKRVVDNLQQRLGINYLDEFDEFQKEYENALIDYPKKVDGLTDEEDDDDGLDSVADGEDDEDIYGPVDDYEDYTDMLNKLNNAHTGTTPTSETTAEGEGETDSASSASNDDNVFDDFTNYNAHKKRNERKSRSIADVRHEEQNIQGNHTELREKASKEAISKESPAPLHHRRRMHSRSRHLLVRKARSDDSRPAAHFHLSSRRRHQGSMGYHGDMYIGNDNERNSYQGHFQTRDGVLTVTNTGLYYVYAQICYNNSHDQNGFIVFQGDTPFLQCLNTVPTNMPHKVHTCHTSGLIHLERNERIHLKDIHNDRNAVLREGNNRSYFGIFKV, encoded by the exons ATGACTGCCGAGACTCTCAAGCCGTTTATAACGCCAACGAGTGCCAACGATGATGGTTTTCCGGCCAAAGCGACCAGCACGGCGACCGCCCAGCGACGCACCCGCCAGCTGATCCCCCTTGTTTTGGGGTTCATCGGTCTGGGGCTGGTCGTTGCCATTCTCGCACTAACG ATCTGGCAGACAACTCGCGTATCGCATCTGGACAAGGAGCTGAAGACCCTGAAGCGAGTCGTAGATAATCTCCAGCAGCGTTTGGGCATCAACTATCTGGATGAGTTCGACGAGTTCCAAAAGGAG TACGAGAATGCCCTCATCGACTATCCCAAAAAGGTTGATGGCCTAACGGatgaggaggacgacgacgatggTCTGGATTCCGTTGCAGACGGGGAGGACGACGAAGATATCTACGGCCCCGTGGATGACTACGAGGACTACACTGATATGTTAAACAAACTCAACAATGCACACACCGGAACCACGCCCACATCTGAGACCACTGCAGAGGGCGAGGGCGAGACGGACAGTGCATCCTCCGCCTCGAATGATGACAATGTGTTCGATGACTTCACCAACTATAATGCCCACAAAAAGAGGAACGAGAG GAAATCTCGCTCGATTGCCGACGTACGTCATGAGGAGCAGAATATTCAAGGAAATCACACAGAGCTTCGGGAAAAGGCATCGAAGGAGGCCATTTCCAAAGAGAG CCCTGCACCACTTCACCACCGCCGCAGGATGCATTCCCGCAGTCGCCACCTCCTGGTCCGCAAAG CCAGATCCGACGACTCGAGGCCAGCAGCCCACTTCCACCTGAGTAGCAGACGGCGTCACCAAGGGAGTATGG GCTACCATGGAGATATGTATATAGGAAATGATAACGAGAGAAACTCCTATCAGGGACACTTTCAAACGCGCGATGGCGTCTTGACGGTGACCAATACGGGTctatattacgtatacgcccagATCTGCTACAATAACTCGCACGACCAGAACGGATTTATCGTCTTTCAAGGAGACACTCCGTTCCTGCAGTGCCTGAACACGGTGCCCACCAACATGCCACATAAGGTGCACACCTGCCACACGAGTGGTCTGATCCACCTGGAACGAAACGAGAGGATCCATCTGAAGGACATTCACAACGATCGAAATGCCGTTCTGCGGGAGGGGAACAACCGAAGCTACTTTGGCATCTTCAAGGtgtaa
- the LOC120450418 gene encoding facilitated trehalose transporter Tret1, with protein MGAAAQFFVGFIGALGAFCLGAVIGWSGPVEKEVKNSEAYDFTPGQTEWGLVGSLMTLGAAFSCIPVGVLISKIGRKTTMLALLPPFFIGWLLIILAKHIAMLLVGRFIVGFCGGAFCVACPMYVTEIAQVQYRGIMGCFFQLLIVFGILYAFVVGGFVKAFYFNIACAVLPVIFFVLLIWMPESPVYLAQKGNPEKAEKSLKFLRGKDADVGGELKEMSAEGQKEASVGKLLCRKVTLKGLFLSIGLMLFQQMTGINAIIFYTTFIFEKAGSTLEPRISTIIVGIVQAIATIVSILVIEKIGRKILLMVSAFLMGISTLIMAIYFGLLMKSGVGWLALMAVCIFIIGFSLGFGPVPWLMMAELFAEDVKALAGSIAGTTNWCFAFIVTLLFPVLNDSIGATACFAIFFGFSVAAFVFILFLIPETKGKTLNEIQAKLGQKAE; from the coding sequence atgggAGCCGCCGCTCagttttttgttggtttcaTCGGCGCGTTAGGCGCCTTTTGCCTAGGCGCTGTGATCGGCTGGTCGGGACCTGTGGAGAAGGAAGTCAAGAACTCCGAAGCGTACGACTTTACCCCTGGACAAACGGAATGGGGTCTGGTGGGATCTCTGATGACTCTGGGAGCAGCGTTCTCGTGCATTCCGGTGGGCGTGCTCATTAGCAAGATCGGGCGGAAGACGACAATGCTGGCCCTGCTGCCCCCATTCTTCATCGGATGGCTCCTGATCATTCTGGCGAAACATATAGCAATGCTGCTGGTCGGACGCTTCATAGTGGGATTCTGCGGAGGAGCGTTCTGCGTGGCTTGTCCTATGTACGTCACTGAGATAGCCCAGGTGCAGTACCGCGGCATCATGGGATGCTTCTTTCAGCTGCTCATCGTCTTTGGCATTCTGTACGCCTTTGTGGTTGGAGGCTTTGTGAAGGCCTTCTACTTCAACATTGCGTGCGCCGTCTTGCCCGTAATCTTCTTCGTATTGCTGATTTGGATGCCGGAATCTCCGGTTTATTTGGCCCAAAAGGGAAACCCCGAGAAGGCGGAGAAATCGCTGAAATTTCTGCGAGGTAAGGATGCGGATGTAGGCGGTGAGCTGAAGGAAATGAGCGCCGAGGGCCAAAAGGAGGCCAGCGTTGGGAAACTACTCTGCCGCAAGGTTACCCTCAAGGGACTGTTTCTCTCCATCGGTCTCATGCTGTTTCAGCAGATGACGGGCATCAATGCGATCATTTTCTATACCACATTCATCTTTGAGAAGGCAGGTTCGACACTGGAGCCCCGAATATCCACGATTATAGTGGGTATTGTGCAGGCAATCGCCACCATCGTCTCGATCCTGGTAATTGAGAAAATCGGTCGCAAGATACTTCTGATGGTCTCCGCGTTCTTGATGGGTATCAGCACCCTGATCATGGCCATTTACTTTGGCTTGTTGATGAAATCTGGTGTCGGGTGGCTGGCCCTAATGGCcgtttgcatttttattatcgGGTTCTCCCTGGGATTCGGTCCTGTCCCCTGGTTAATGATGGCCGAGCTCTTCGCCGAGGACGTTAAGGCCCTGGCAGGGTCGATAGCCGGGACTACCAATTGGTGTTTTGCTTTTATCGTAACCCTTCTCTTTCCGGTTCTTAACGACAGTATTGGAGCTACAGCGTGCTTTGCGATCTTCTTCGGATTTTCGGTGGCCGCCTTTGTATTCATACTTTTCCTGATTCCCGAGACGAAGGGAAAAACACTTAACGAGATTCAAGCCAAGCTGGGCCAGAAAGCCGAATAA
- the LOC120450497 gene encoding protein eiger isoform X1, whose product MTAETLKPFITPTSANDDGFPAKATSTATAQRRTRQLIPLVLGFIGLGLVVAILALTIWQTTRVSHLDKELKTLKRVVDNLQQRLGINYLDEFDEFQKEYENALIDYPKKVDGLTDEEDDDDGLDSVADGEDDEDIYGPVDDYEDYTDMLNKLNNAHTGTTPTSETTAEGEGETDSASSASNDDNVFDDFTNYNAHKKRNERKSRSIADVRHEEQNIQGNHTELREKASKEAISKESPAPLHHRRRMHSRSRHLLVRKGESLLSARSDDSRPAAHFHLSSRRRHQGSMGYHGDMYIGNDNERNSYQGHFQTRDGVLTVTNTGLYYVYAQICYNNSHDQNGFIVFQGDTPFLQCLNTVPTNMPHKVHTCHTSGLIHLERNERIHLKDIHNDRNAVLREGNNRSYFGIFKV is encoded by the exons ATGACTGCCGAGACTCTCAAGCCGTTTATAACGCCAACGAGTGCCAACGATGATGGTTTTCCGGCCAAAGCGACCAGCACGGCGACCGCCCAGCGACGCACCCGCCAGCTGATCCCCCTTGTTTTGGGGTTCATCGGTCTGGGGCTGGTCGTTGCCATTCTCGCACTAACG ATCTGGCAGACAACTCGCGTATCGCATCTGGACAAGGAGCTGAAGACCCTGAAGCGAGTCGTAGATAATCTCCAGCAGCGTTTGGGCATCAACTATCTGGATGAGTTCGACGAGTTCCAAAAGGAG TACGAGAATGCCCTCATCGACTATCCCAAAAAGGTTGATGGCCTAACGGatgaggaggacgacgacgatggTCTGGATTCCGTTGCAGACGGGGAGGACGACGAAGATATCTACGGCCCCGTGGATGACTACGAGGACTACACTGATATGTTAAACAAACTCAACAATGCACACACCGGAACCACGCCCACATCTGAGACCACTGCAGAGGGCGAGGGCGAGACGGACAGTGCATCCTCCGCCTCGAATGATGACAATGTGTTCGATGACTTCACCAACTATAATGCCCACAAAAAGAGGAACGAGAG GAAATCTCGCTCGATTGCCGACGTACGTCATGAGGAGCAGAATATTCAAGGAAATCACACAGAGCTTCGGGAAAAGGCATCGAAGGAGGCCATTTCCAAAGAGAG CCCTGCACCACTTCACCACCGCCGCAGGATGCATTCCCGCAGTCGCCACCTCCTGGTCCGCAAAG GTGAATCTCTTCTTTCAGCCAGATCCGACGACTCGAGGCCAGCAGCCCACTTCCACCTGAGTAGCAGACGGCGTCACCAAGGGAGTATGG GCTACCATGGAGATATGTATATAGGAAATGATAACGAGAGAAACTCCTATCAGGGACACTTTCAAACGCGCGATGGCGTCTTGACGGTGACCAATACGGGTctatattacgtatacgcccagATCTGCTACAATAACTCGCACGACCAGAACGGATTTATCGTCTTTCAAGGAGACACTCCGTTCCTGCAGTGCCTGAACACGGTGCCCACCAACATGCCACATAAGGTGCACACCTGCCACACGAGTGGTCTGATCCACCTGGAACGAAACGAGAGGATCCATCTGAAGGACATTCACAACGATCGAAATGCCGTTCTGCGGGAGGGGAACAACCGAAGCTACTTTGGCATCTTCAAGGtgtaa
- the LOC120449825 gene encoding nodal modulator 3 has product MRFFSGVFVILLIKLFQNANAGDVEVVGCGGFIKSHAEIDFSRVEIKLLTKQGSLKDKTDCSPSNGYYFLPIYDKGDYLLSISPPPGWSFEPEQVELNFDGKTDVCSQGRDVNFVFKGFGITGQVALATGGGARGVDVELRSEQGEVRRTKTDANGVFSFTPIIPGNYVVKASHARWHFSKAEHKVVVVSGNTELPANSLVVSGFDVVGRFDSSSQLPGNLGVTLYKKKGQSLVPKCETSSLAPANSVNGGYESASSCFSQLDKSGEYIFKNVPSGKYLLQAINLDSKLKLHLRPELLELEVGKDTLQVKDEFQITGFTVSGRVLTSAGGDPLVSAVVKVNGKKVAETDAQGSYTLDNLKAGTVNIEVQSSQLQFSPLQVKAQIDTASLPTIVPSAYEVCGKVVSPKSHNVGLTKIGSTFHSTASTNAETGSWCAFLPIGKYTIEVLTTDADKAAGVQFFPVQQQTEVRDAPVNGITFSQLRAKIRGELQCLPDATATCTSAEVTLQALDATGQPTENKWKARAHRGKYIFKDMLPGPYELTIPQGNLCYESTRVFLNVASAEEDAPPFVHKGYEVSIISSHRALMKYTHVTGPSEPKAPTESLKIASGVNTFCVSKYGSYDFKLEGCHTYDASLPSKFITPEPDQLQTLIINAVAHKTGVRVLSTEPTADSIKLVLESESLGQEVIAPIAESHKVDGKFAYRYDTYLKPEQVLRITPVSDVLLFAPQHHEIVGSSDCVDIAFNFVATRGLILRGKVVPAIKDAKITLSFPDQPELQSLEVLTSVTGEFKFGPIEESLAFDLTAEKESYVFSDYNRQTASFSAHKLCEISVVVKDEDSQTLGGVLLSLSGGESYRKNLVTGDNGAINFHSLSPSQYYLRPMMKEYKFEPNSKMIDIKDGQTVSVTLVGKRFAYSIFGSVTSLNGDPFAGVNVQATAEDGCPQQQEEATSEANGQYRIRGLQPGCSYSVRVVPDKENVERSIPAQHTVKVASEDVRDINLVAISPLKIVDITARVTATLNEHYKTLRIVMYRKGNSDSPVFSQRVGTPVNPKARLNPGITVFFPRIPLDGKSYVVELQSTLSDKTYTYKLPSTTFVADRGSVFVELEFKPEVRAAEADLNQNSISALVLIALVAIAFFKQDLATSFLSFVWSKLNDVAANLAQRQKSKTQVRKNEPINQREIEQMADQINAIKKKKTKKI; this is encoded by the exons ATGAGGTTTTTTTCCGGCGTTTTcgtaattttattaattaaactttTCCAAAATGCCAACGCCGGCGATGTGGAAGTCGTCGGGTGCGGCGGATTCATCAAGAGCCACGCCGAGATCGATTTTTCCCGGGTGGAGATCAAACT ACTGACCAAGCAGGGATCCCTGAAGGACAAGACGGATTGCTCACCCTCGAACGGATATTACTTCCTGCCCATTTACGATAAGGGCGACTACCTGCTCAGCATTTCTCCGCCACCGGGATGGAGCTTCGAGCCGGAACAGGTGGAGTTGAACTTCGATGGCAAGACGGACGTTTGCAGCCAGGGTCGCGATGTGAACTTTGTGTTCAAGGGCTTTGGGATCACCGGACAGGTGGCTCTCGCCACCGGCGGCGGAGCCCGTGGCGTGGACGTGGAACTGCGATCTGAGCAGGGCGAAGTCCGGCGCACAAAGACCGATGCGAACGGAGTGTTCTCCTTTACGCCTATTATTCCCGGTAACTACGTAGTCAAGGCCTCGCATGCAAGGTGGCACTTCTCCAAGGCGGAGCACAAGGTGGTCGTGGTAAGCGGGAACACCGAATTGCCGGCGAACTCCTTAGTAGTCTCTGGATTCGATGTGGTTGGTCGCTTTGATTCCAGCTCGCAGCTTCCCGGAAATCTGGGTGTGACTCTATACAAGAAAAAAGGA CAATCTTTAGTGCCAAAATGTGAGACATCCTCCTTAGCGCCGGCTAATAGTGTTAATGGAGGATACGAATCCGCATCCTCCTGCTTCTCCCAGTTGGACAAATCGGGAGAGTATATTTTCAAGAATGTGCCATCTGGAAAGTACCTGTTGCAAGCTATCAACCTAGACTCCAAGTTGAAGCTGCACTTGCGTCCCGAGCTTTTGGAATTAGAAGTAGGCAAGGATACGCTGCAAGTCAAGGATGAATTCCAAATCACAGGTTTCACAGTTTCTGGTCGGGTTCTGACCTCCGCAGGAGGGGATCCCCTAGTGTCAGCTGTTGTTAAAGTAAATGGAAAGAAGGTGGCCGAGACTGACGCCCAGGGCTCGTATACTTTGGATAACTTAAAAGCAGGCACTGTCAACATCGAAGTGCAGTCCTCGCAGCTGCAGTTTTCTCCCCTGCAAGTCAAGGCTCAGATCGACACCGCTTCCCTGCCCACCATTGTTCCATCTGCTTATGAGGTGTGCGGAAAAGTAGTTTCCCCGAAATCACACAATGTGGGACTGACCAAGATCGGCTCCACCTTCCACTCGACAGCCTCCACAAACGCGGAGACCGGAAGCTGGTGCGCCTTTCTTCCTATTGGCAAATATACCATTGAAGTCCTGACCACAGATGCTGACAAGGCCGCTGGAGTGCAGTTCTTCCCTGTTCAGCAGCAGACGGAGGTTCGCGATGCACCCGTCAACGGCATAACCTTCTCCCAGCTACGCGCAAAGATTCGTGGCGAACTGCAGTGTTTGCCTGATGCTACCGCCACCTGCACTTCCGCCGAGGTCACCCTGCAGGCTTTAGATGCCACCGGTCAGCCCACGGAGAACAAGTGGAAGGCCAGGGCACATC GtggcaaatatatttttaaggaCATGCTTCCCGGTCCCTATGAACTAACGATTCCCCAGGGAAATCTCTGTTATGAATCGACCCGCGTGTTCCTGAACGTTGCATCTGCCGAAGAAGATGCGCCACCATTTGTGCACAAGGGCTACGAGGTGTCCATTATCTCTAGCCATCGGGCACTG aTGAAATACACACACGTCACTGGACCCTCTGAGCCAAAGGCACCTACAGAATCACTGAAGATTGCGTCAGGAGTGAATACATTTTGCGTGAGCAAGTATGGTAGCTACGATTTCAAGCTAGAGGGCTGCCACACGTATGATGCATCGCTACCCAGCAAGTTCATCACTCCAGAACCAGATCAGTTACAAACACTAATCATTAATGCAGTGGCCCACAAGACTGGCGTTCGTGTTCTGTCCACAGAACCCACTGCCGATTCCATAAAACTTGTGCTCGAGTCAGAGTCGCTGGGTCAGGAGGTGATCGCACCCATTGCTGAGTCCCATAAAGTAGATGGCAAGTTCGCCTACCGCTATGACACGTATTTGAAACCGGAACAGGTCCTTCGTATTACACCAGTGAGCGATGTCCTGCTGTTCGCCCCCCAGCATCACGAAATTGTTGGCAGCAGCGATTGTGTAGATATTGCCTTCAACTTCGTGGCTACCAGAGGTTTGATCCTACGCGGAAAGGTTGTTCCTGCCATTAAGGATGCAAAGATCACACTGTCATTCCCTGATCAGCCAGAGTTGCAGAGCCTGGAAGTACTCACCTCCGTCACCGGAGAATTTAAGTTTGGGCCCATTGAGGAGTCTCTCGCTTTTGATCTTACGGCCGAAAAGGAGTCCTATGTGTTCAGCGACTACAACCGCCAGACAGCTTCGTTTAGTGCTCACAAACTTTGCGAAATTTCTGTGGTTGTGAAGGATGAGGATAGTCAAACATTGGGCGGAGTCCTCCTTTCGCTAAGCGGTGGTGAGAGCTATCGCAAAAACCTCGTCACCGGCGATAATGGAGCTATTAACTTTCACTCCCTTTCGCCATCGCAGTATTACCTGCGACCCATGATGAAGGAGTACAAATTCGAACCCAACTCAAAAATGATTGACATTAAGGATGGCCAGACGGTTTCTGTTACTCTTGT TGGCAAGCGATTCGCTTACTCGATCTTTGGCTCTGTGACTTCCCTTAACGGTGATCCCTTCGCCGGCGTTAATGTTCAGGCCACAGCCGAGGATGGTTGTCcccagcagcaggaggaggccACTAGCGAGGCGAATGGACAGTACCGCATTCGGGGCCTGCAACCCGGCTGTAGCTACTCCGTTCGCGTCGTACCCGACAAGGAAAACGTGGAGCGATCTATTCCTGCCCAGCACACGGTTAAGGTGGCCAGCGAGGATGTGCGCGACATAAACCTGGTCGCTATTAGCCCCCTGAAGATTGTGGACATCACCGCCAGGGTGACGGCCACACTCAACGAACACTACAAGACACTGCGCATTGTGATGTACCGCAAAGGAAACTCGGATTCTCCTGTATTCTCGCAGCGTGTGGGCACTCCAGTGAATCCCAAAGCAAGACTGAACCCTGGCATCACCGTCTTCTTCCCTCGCATTCCCTTGGACGGCAAGAGCTACGTGGTAGAACTGCAGTCCACCCTCTCCGATAAAACATATACCTACAAGCTGCCATCGACTACGTTTGTGGCTGACAGGGGTTCCGTGTTCGTTGAACTGGAATTCAAGCCGGAGGTGCGCGCCGCCGAAGCGGATCTTAACCAGAATTCGATTTCGGCGCTGGTGCTTATCGCTTTGGTGGCCATTGCATTCTTTAAGCAGGATCTGGCCACCAGTTTCCTCAGCTTCGTGTGGAGCAAGCTTAACGATGTCGCCGCCAATCTAGCTCAGCGACAGAAAAGCAAGACGCAGGTGCGCAAGAACGAGCCAATAAACCAGCGCGAGATTGAACAGATGGCCGACCAGATAAATGccatcaaaaagaaaaagaccaAGAAGATTTAG
- the LOC120449834 gene encoding uncharacterized protein LOC120449834, which yields MHKNTIWYGAVLLVVYFTLVFCEETKNEEDPAQLDNQAEDTWENFGRDLMEFEGRTRRHRHHMFWYRHLWPIAIAYWIKVKVVIVSFFVGSAIYLGLRYFWPHARCNQEIILDHPPSSFSHHDHIPYSLDHDHSEHYDALSSFDSSASFEPYSGYSSYAGSDIVSDVHGDYHSESPSPSGPSGPSGPVDTRRRGKRSAADHAHLIQDEQEEEQVEIVDEEISESVARQMPAEEQIADFMFAFLGLDSKACRRRFVCEMEFRSKLNPMTSMAFRIVGRGFFEKYTNARNPLARATSFGECAAVNSECIFVENENAEESQESEAHQEADQQEAEQQPEEQPATEESVTVDSQNEINLQAERRHAKHKNRKLSSIAEHILMH from the exons atgcacaaGAACACCATTTGGTACGGAGCTGTGCTCCTGGTCGTTTACTTCACCTTGGTGTTTTGCGAGGAGACGAAGAACGAGGAGGACCCGGCGCAATTGGATAACCAAGCGGAGGACACATGGGAAAATTTCGGTCGGGATCTAATGGAGTTTGAGGGACGTACTCGCCGCCATCGCCACCACATGTTCTGGT ATCGTCACCTGTGGCCCATTGCCATTGCTTACTGGATCAAGGTGAAAGTGGTTATCGTATCCTTCTTTGTGGGCAGTGCCATTTACTTGGGTCTGCGCTATTTCTGGCCCCACGCCAGGTGCAACCAGGAGATCATCCTGGATCATCC acCTTCGTCTTTCTCCCATCACGATCACATTCCTTACTCTCTGGATCACGATCACTCGGAGCACTATGACGCCCTTTCATCATTTGACTCCAGCGCCAGCTTCGAGCCCTATTCCGGATACAGCAGCTATGCAGGATCAGACATAGTCTCTGATGTGCATGGCGACTACCATAGCGAatctccctctccctctgGACCAAGTGGCCCATCTGGTCCCGTGGATACGCGTCGTCGCGGCAAGCGTAGCGCTGCGGATCACGCCCATTTGATCCAGGatgagcaggaggaggagcaggttGAGATTGTGGATGAGGAAATTTCAGAGAGCGTGGCTCGCCAAATGCCCGCCGAAGAGCA GATTGCCGATTTTATGTTCGCCTTTTTGGGCTTGGACTCCAAGGCGTGCCGACGCCGATTCGTCTGTGAAATGGAGTTTAGATCCAAGTTAAATCCCATGACCAGCATGGCCTTCCGCATTGTGGGTCGCGGATTCTTTGAGAAGTACACCAATGCCAGGAACCCTCTGGCCAGAGCCACCAGCTTTGGCGAGTGTGCTGCCGTCAATTCCGAGTGCATTTTCGTGGAGAACGAGAATGCGGAGGAAAGTCAGGAGTCGGAGGCACATCAGGAGGCGGACCAACAGGAAGCTGAGCAGCAACCCGAGGAGCAGCCAGCCACCGAGGAATCTGTAACCGTGGATTCCCAGAATGAGATCAACCTACAAGCCGAAAGGCGACATGCCAAACACAAGAATCGCAAACTGAGCTCCATTGCCGAGCACATCCTGATGCACTAG